A genomic region of Metopolophium dirhodum isolate CAU chromosome 1, ASM1992520v1, whole genome shotgun sequence contains the following coding sequences:
- the LOC132948561 gene encoding uncharacterized protein LOC132948561: protein MKNSGKDLETYNLTLLCPINKSKMKLPVKSVKCNHLQCFDLQAFISLNEIEPTWLCPICSKSCILADLKIDSFLSFIINSINLPKTCEEVELDANGKWKPCILNSDSREGILGTSCGPLEKTILEIDLGNSDDEDLGDIVKTVLPITSAGNSNGSIRY, encoded by the coding sequence atgaaaaattctgGTAAAGATTTGGAGACTTACAACTTGACTCTTTTATgtccaataaataaatcaaaaatgaaacTGCCTGTCAAATCTGTCAAATGTAATCATTTGCAGTGTTTTGACTTGCAAGCTTTCATTTCTTTGAATGAGATAGAACCCACATGGCTGTGCCCTATATGTTCGAAGTCCTGTATCTTGGCTGATTTGAAAATAGACTCTTTCCTTTCGTTTATTATCAATAGTATAAACTTACCTAAAACTTGCGAGGAAGTAGAGCTTGATGCGAATGGTAAATGGAAACCATGTATATTGAACAGTGATAGTCGTGAAGGTATTTTGGGTACATCTTGTGGCcctttagaaaaaactattcttgaAATTGATTTGGGTAACTCAGATGATGAAGATCTCGGTGATATTGTAAAAACAGTATTACCGATAACAAGTGCAGGGAATTCCAATGGTTCAATaagatactaa
- the LOC132948566 gene encoding uncharacterized protein LOC132948566, whose translation MKNSGKDLETYNLTLLCPINKSKMKLPVKSVKCNHLQCFDLQAFISLNEIEPTWLCPICSKSCILADLKIDSFLSFIINSINLPKTCEEVELDANGKWKPCILNSDSREGILGTSCGPLEKTILEIDLGNSDDEDLGDIVKTVLPITSAGNSNGSIRY comes from the coding sequence atgaaaaattctgGTAAAGATTTGGAGACTTACAACTTGACTCTTTTATgtccaataaataaatcaaaaatgaaacTGCCTGTCAAATCTGTCAAATGTAATCATTTGCAGTGTTTTGACTTGCAAGCTTTCATTTCTTTGAATGAGATAGAACCCACATGGCTGTGCCCTATATGTTCGAAGTCCTGTATCTTGGCTGATTTGAAAATAGACTCTTTCCTTTCGTTTATTATCAATAGTATAAACTTACCTAAAACTTGCGAGGAAGTAGAGCTTGATGCGAATGGCAAATGGAAACCATGTATATTGAACAGTGATAGTCGTGAAGGTATTTTGGGTACATCTTGTGGCcctttagaaaaaactattcttgaAATTGATTTGGGTAACTCAGATGATGAAGATCTCGGTGATATTGTAAAAACAGTATTACCGATAACAAGTGCAGGGAATTCCAATGGTTCAATaagatactaa